Genomic DNA from Niallia circulans:
TCCTTTCGACGCCTTCCTTCAAGGCCTTTTGGCTGAAGTAAAAAGATAAAAACTCCTTCCAAAATACGGAGTTAGATCGAAAAAACAGGAAATTATGCAAAAGGTATTGCAATAACGTAAGAATTTTGATAAAATTTTTTTCGTAGTGATAATTCTTTCGTTGACTTATCCATTTCGACTGTGATATAGTTACTAAGGTAAATTGAATATAAAGTTTGAGGAAAAGAAGAAGCACCCGCTTCTCACCTGATTGACGCGAATTCCAAGTAGTTAACAGGTATTACGTAAACAATTTAGGTCTTACTATGGTTATCGTAAGTGTGGGTGATTTTTGAATCATCCACACTTTTTATTTTGGATGCAAATCCAAATGTGCGATTTCAACTGGGGAGTCAAGTGTCAATTGGTACTTAGCACTGAAAAAGGATCGCGAAGCTTTTCTTGTTAAGTTCTTGACCCGAACGTTGTATTCGTCAATTAACCTTGGAGGTGTTTAACTATTAGCAAAGATATGATTTTAAATGAAGGTATTCGTGCTAGAGAAGTTCGTCTTATTGACCAAAACGGTGAACAGCTTGGCATTAAAACGAAGTTTGAAGCTCTAGAAATTGCAACACGTGTAAATCTTGATGTAGTTCTTGTTGCTCCAAACGCTAAACCACCAGTAGCTCGTATCATGGACTACGGTAAATATAAGTTTGAACAGCAAAAGAAAGATAAAGAAGCACGTAAAAATCAAAAAATCATTAATATCAAAGAGGTTCGCCTTAGTCCGACTATTGATGAGCATGACTTTAATACAAAGCTTCGCAATGCAATCAAGTTCTTGGAAAAAGGCGATAAAGTTAAGGCATCCATCCGTTTTAAAGGACGTGCCATTACACATAAAGAAATTGGTCAACGTGTACTAGTTCGCTTTGCAGAAGCTTGTACAGAAGTTGCCACAGTGGAATCACACCCGAAAATGGACGGCCGAAGCATGTTCATGACTTTAGCGCCTAAAAACGACAAGTAAACGAGGAGGAATACGAAATGCCAAAAATGAAAACTCACCGTGGAGCAGCTAAGCGTTTCAAAAAGACTGGCTCTGGTAAACTAAAACGTTCACATGCTTACACAAGCCATTTATTCGCTAACAAATCTACAAAACAAAAACGTAAGCTTCGTAAAGGTGCTATTGTATCTTCAGGAGATTACAAACGCATCCGTAATTTATTAGTAAACATTAAGTAATTTTTCCAAATAGGAGGGAAATAATATGCCACGTGTTAAAGGCGGTACAGTTACACGCAAACGTCGTAAAAAAGTTCTTAAATTAGCTAAAGGTTATTTCGGTTCAAAACATACATTATACAAAGTTGCTAACCAACAAGTTATGAAATCCCTAATGTATGCATACCGCGATCGTCGTCAGAAAAAACGCGACTTCCGCAAACTTTGGATTGCTCGTATCAACGCAGCTGCACGCATCAACGGTCTTTCTTACAGCCGTTTAATGCACGGTTTGAAAGTTGCTGGTATCGAAGTAAACCGCAAAATGCTTGCTGAGCTTGCTGTAAGCGACGAAAAAGCATTTGCTGAATTAGCAACTGTAGCAAAACAAAACATTAAATAAGCTTTTTAAGCTTAAAACAAGAAGGCATATATAATGCCTTCTTTTTGTTTTATAGAAAAAAGATTAGGAGGAAGAAAATGACTATCCCAATCATTTGTATATATTGGCTTCTTATTAATCTGCTCGGATATTTTGTTATGAAAATAGATAAGGATCGGGCTAGAAGGCATGCTTATCGGATCAGCGAAAACCAATTATGGACTGTCGCCTTTTTGTTCGGAGCTTTAGGCATGACGCTTGGAATGAAGCAATTTCGCCATAAAACGAAGCATACAGCCTTTAAAGTTGGCCTTCCAATGCTAGCAATAGTGGAGACGATTGCACTTCTATATATATTAAATGAATTAGCATAAATTCGAAGGTTTGGCTATACACTTAAGTAACAGCATGATTCTCACAAACTGAAGGTGATAGAATGGAAGATCAATTATCCATGCTTTTTGTTATGGTAGAAATAGGCGGGGTCCTTGCACCGATAGCGTTTATTCTCTTCCATACATTAAGGCAAGTATTGTTCATCCCGCCAATGCTAGTTTGTATAGCCGGTGGAGTGCTTTTTGGTGTAACATTCGGAACCATCTATTCGGTCATAGGTCTGACAATAAACTGTCTATTTTTCTATATTGTCATTCATCGAATGCCTAAAACTCATCAAAAGCTAAGTGTTTTGAAGAAAAGGTGGTTCGGTGAATACCGCAATCTTACAACAGGCCAAGTAGCTGTTTTGAGGCTAATCCCTTTTATCCATTATCATCTCTTAAACTTTTGCCTTCTGGAGCGGACAAAAACTTTTAAAAATTATTTAAAATCCTCTTTTGTCACAAATATACCGCTCGCCTTTTTTTATACTATTTTTGGGCAGTTTATCAGCCAATTTTCACCGACGATGATTATTGTTATTCTATTTGCATTAGCTGTATTAGTGTATATTTTGCGAGAAAAAATGACCATTATTAAATGGCATGAGTTTTTTAAAGAGGATAAGCAAGAAAAAAAAGCTAAACACTCCGTTTAGCTTTTTGTTTTTTATTAGGATTTTTTCCAGTCTATTTTTGAATTAGGATAAACAGCTTTTAACGATTCCTCCAAAAAGCGGACATCAGCATCCATAAGCTTCGTGTCATAAGGTTCAGTCGGCCATAATAAAATCCTGCTTACCGTTTTATTGTCGATTGGGTGTACATATTTCTCCCCTTCAAATAAAAAGCCTTTATATGTGACAAGGAGATTCATTCGGACATTTTTCCGGTCATCAATCAGATAAAACCTATTGCCTCTTTTAGCAAATTCAAGCCTTCGTACAGGGCTTGCAGCAAATGAAATGATACGATAAACAATAAAGATGATAAGAGCCAATAACAGCAAACGCAAGAGCAACATCATAAATAAAGCCTCCAAATTTTTTGATAAAACTTTAGCTAATTCTATACGTGTAAAAACAAATAAGGTTTCAACTTTTAGAAAATATTTTTTTAAAAATACAAAAGAGACTTTTAAATCAGCGAATTTAAAGCATAATATTAATGATTACATCACTATCTCAGCATAATACTAGGAAGATTTTTAATTTATTAGTATAATAAGAATGATTTGAATGATTAATATTAAGGGAGTCGAAGTAAAATGAAGCTAGATGAAACATTATCAATGCTGAAAGATTTAACAGACGCTAAAGGCATACCAGGCAATGAAAGAGAACCAAGAGAAGTTATGAAAAAATACATATCACCATATGCGGATGAAGTGACGACAGATAATTTAGGCAGTCTTATTGCCAAAAAAACAGGTAAAGAAGACGGTCCGAAAATCATGGTGGCTGGCCACTTAGATGAAGTGGGCTTTATGATCACAAGAATTGACGATAAAGGATTTCTATACTTTCAGACAGTTGGAGGCTGGTGGTCACAAGTAATGCTGGCACAGCGTGTTACGATTGTAACAAGCAAGGGAGATATCACTGGTGTTATCGGTTCAAAACCGCCGCATATTCTGTCTCCAGAAGCCCGTAAAAAGCCAGTTGAAATTAAAGATATGTTTATCGATATCGGTGCTGCTTCAAAAGAAGAAGCAAATGAATGGGGAGTTAAGCCTGGAGATATGGTCGTACCATATTTTGAGTTCACTGTTATGAACAACGAAAAAATGCTGCTTGCTAAAGCATGGGATAACCGTATTGGCTGTGCGATTGCCATTGATGTCCTTAAAGGCTTAAAGGGCACTGAACATCCTAATACTGTTTATGGTGTCGGAACAGTTCAGGAAGAGGTCGGCTTGCGTGGTGCAAGAACAGCTGCTCAGAAAATTCAGCCTGACATTGCATTCGGCGTGGATGTAGGTATCGCTGGTGATACACCTGGCGTCACAGAAAAAGAAGCGTTAAGTAAAATGGGTAAAGGCCCGCAAATTATTTTGTATGATGCTAGCATGGTTTCTCATAAAGGCTTAAGAGACTTAGTGACAGATACAGCAGATGCTCAAAATATACCGTATCAATTCGACAGTGTACCTGGCGGCGGAACAGATTCTGGTGCCATCCACTTAACACATAACGGTGTACCAGCATTGTCCATTACAATTGCAACACGCTATATCCACTCACATGCAGCAATGCTTCATCGTGATGATTACGAAAATGCAGTTAAGCTTATTATCGAGGTTATTAAAAAGCTCGACAGTGAGACAGTGAAAGAACTGACATTTAAATAATTGATAAAGAGACCAGAAAAAGTAAACTGGTCTCTTTTTTTATTTAGTGAATGATAAGCAAAAACAAAAACGGTTTGCCCAATGACAGGACAAACCGTTTATTTTAACTTAAATCAATTGGCGGCGGTGGTGGCGGAGTATTGTTTAATATTGCCGCTTTTCGTGCCTTTAGGAATCGATTGATGTTCAAAACAATTGTTTTTGCTACAGCATATGTTGGAACTGCTAGTATCATTCCAAGTATACCTGCTAAGTTCCCTGCGACAAGCAACAGAACAATAATAGTAGCAGGATGGGTATCTAGCCTTTTACCTAAAATAAGTGGTGAAAGGATATTACCTTCGATTTGCTGAGCAATCGTAATGACGAGAATTACTAAAAGTGCCTGTGTCGGTGAAGTGAATAATGCGATAATAACAGCAGGCGCTCCGCCGATAAGTGGTCCAACATATGGGATAATGTTAGTAACAGCAACAATCAGTGCCATTACTAAAGCATAATCGAGACCAATAATCCAGTAACCAATTAAAGCAAGTGTACCAACAAATAGGGCAACCATAACTTGTCCCTGAATATAAGCAGCTAAAGTTTCGCCAGTATCTTTTAGAATTTTTGTAGCTTCCTTGCGATAAGAAACAGGGAAAAACTTCGATAATGCAGAAGGAAACTTACTGCCGTCCTTGAAGCTGTAAAAGAGCAAGAAAGGAACAGTAACAATTGTTATCGTAATGTTTGTCATTGTACTGATAATGGCACTGATGCTGTTTGTTATGCTGCTTGGAATTGTTTGAGCATAGTCATTCAGCTTCTCGGTAATGTCGCCCATTGTGACATATTCCTGATTAAGGAGCCATTTGTATTGCTTTGTATCATTTAAAGTATTAAAGAATTTAATAGCTTGATCCGCATAGTTTGGAATATTGCTGAAAAGCTCTGTGATCTGCTTGCTGATTAGCGGAATGACACTGCCGACCGCTAAAATAATTAATCCTATTACTACTACATAAATAATAATAATAGCTAATGTTTTCGGCACTTTATATTTTTGCAAAAAAGTTACGATCGGGTTGAGCAGGAAATACAAAAAGCCTGTGATGATTATGGGGAAAAACAAAGTAGTGAACAATACAGCTACAGGCTGGAATAAAAAAGATATTTTTGTGCAAACATAGATGATTGCTACAATCAACAATACTTGCAAAAGCCAATAATGGAACTTCTTTTTCGTCAAGTTATCTTCACCTTTTTTCTTTAATTATTACATTGCATCTATGTAAAAATATATGTAACGTAGTATAGCATAAAAATCTATTAGAATTATACCCTGATATACCAAGATTATAACATTACAAATGGATGCTAATAAGGAAATACGATTGACTAATAAATAAGTTTCATAATTAAGTAAGAAAAATTTTCAAAAAAAATAGGAGGAATACCTTCTCCTCCTAAACGGTCATAACAGTTAATACGTTTTAAGTGTAGAAATCCTTGTTTTGGCTGAAAAGCCAAGTTGCTAAATATCTTTATCTTAAGTGTGGGAGAACTAAATCCCCCAGATTTATTTTAATCCAGTTTCTAGTGTCTGCAGCATTTCTGTTTTATCTTGATCGGAAGAATTTTGCCAGATTACTTCAAACAGCACACCAAGACCTGGCAGCATTTTCTCTTCGCCATTTTGGATAGCGTCAACAATTGTTGCTTTTAACTCGTCCTGTGAATTACCTGATACGTTATGGATAATCGCGTTTCGTAAGTTTAAACTCATGGATAGCACTCCTTTTTCCTATTATAAGAAAGCCCACACTATATCATTTCTCATTTGACGTTTATTATGTATATTCTTTACGCTATAATAAAAAAATAGGAAACAATGGTTAGTTTAAGTGAGGAGACATGCAATTTGAAACATATACTTTCTGCGAAAAACCCTCAAGTGAAAGAGTGGAAAAAATGCCTGACTAAAAAAGAAAGAGACAAAACAGGGACCTTTCTTGTCGAAGGATTTCATTTAGTGGAAGAGGCTCTTAAAGCAAATGCGATAAAGCAATTGATTATTTCTGAGGAAATAGAAATGCCTGCTTGGGATTACAGCGATATTCCCGTTACAATCGTAACCCAAGAAATTATTTTACAGCTAACTGACACAGAAACACCGCAAGGGATTGTGGCTCTGTGTGAACAATATAAAGATGAACAAGCACTACTAACAGGTAGGTCCTTTATTGCCCTCGATCAGGTGCAGGATCC
This window encodes:
- a CDS encoding TVP38/TMEM64 family protein; the encoded protein is MEDQLSMLFVMVEIGGVLAPIAFILFHTLRQVLFIPPMLVCIAGGVLFGVTFGTIYSVIGLTINCLFFYIVIHRMPKTHQKLSVLKKRWFGEYRNLTTGQVAVLRLIPFIHYHLLNFCLLERTKTFKNYLKSSFVTNIPLAFFYTIFGQFISQFSPTMIIVILFALAVLVYILREKMTIIKWHEFFKEDKQEKKAKHSV
- a CDS encoding sigma-w pathway protein ysdB, with product MMLLLRLLLLALIIFIVYRIISFAASPVRRLEFAKRGNRFYLIDDRKNVRMNLLVTYKGFLFEGEKYVHPIDNKTVSRILLWPTEPYDTKLMDADVRFLEESLKAVYPNSKIDWKKS
- the rpmI gene encoding 50S ribosomal protein L35 is translated as MPKMKTHRGAAKRFKKTGSGKLKRSHAYTSHLFANKSTKQKRKLRKGAIVSSGDYKRIRNLLVNIK
- the infC gene encoding translation initiation factor IF-3, with the protein product MILNEGIRAREVRLIDQNGEQLGIKTKFEALEIATRVNLDVVLVAPNAKPPVARIMDYGKYKFEQQKKDKEARKNQKIINIKEVRLSPTIDEHDFNTKLRNAIKFLEKGDKVKASIRFKGRAITHKEIGQRVLVRFAEACTEVATVESHPKMDGRSMFMTLAPKNDK
- a CDS encoding M42 family metallopeptidase; protein product: MKLDETLSMLKDLTDAKGIPGNEREPREVMKKYISPYADEVTTDNLGSLIAKKTGKEDGPKIMVAGHLDEVGFMITRIDDKGFLYFQTVGGWWSQVMLAQRVTIVTSKGDITGVIGSKPPHILSPEARKKPVEIKDMFIDIGAASKEEANEWGVKPGDMVVPYFEFTVMNNEKMLLAKAWDNRIGCAIAIDVLKGLKGTEHPNTVYGVGTVQEEVGLRGARTAAQKIQPDIAFGVDVGIAGDTPGVTEKEALSKMGKGPQIILYDASMVSHKGLRDLVTDTADAQNIPYQFDSVPGGGTDSGAIHLTHNGVPALSITIATRYIHSHAAMLHRDDYENAVKLIIEVIKKLDSETVKELTFK
- a CDS encoding AI-2E family transporter — its product is MTKKKFHYWLLQVLLIVAIIYVCTKISFLFQPVAVLFTTLFFPIIITGFLYFLLNPIVTFLQKYKVPKTLAIIIIYVVVIGLIILAVGSVIPLISKQITELFSNIPNYADQAIKFFNTLNDTKQYKWLLNQEYVTMGDITEKLNDYAQTIPSSITNSISAIISTMTNITITIVTVPFLLFYSFKDGSKFPSALSKFFPVSYRKEATKILKDTGETLAAYIQGQVMVALFVGTLALIGYWIIGLDYALVMALIVAVTNIIPYVGPLIGGAPAVIIALFTSPTQALLVILVITIAQQIEGNILSPLILGKRLDTHPATIIVLLLVAGNLAGILGMILAVPTYAVAKTIVLNINRFLKARKAAILNNTPPPPPPIDLS
- a CDS encoding DUF1294 domain-containing protein → MTIPIICIYWLLINLLGYFVMKIDKDRARRHAYRISENQLWTVAFLFGALGMTLGMKQFRHKTKHTAFKVGLPMLAIVETIALLYILNELA
- the rplT gene encoding 50S ribosomal protein L20, whose translation is MPRVKGGTVTRKRRKKVLKLAKGYFGSKHTLYKVANQQVMKSLMYAYRDRRQKKRDFRKLWIARINAAARINGLSYSRLMHGLKVAGIEVNRKMLAELAVSDEKAFAELATVAKQNIK
- the sspI gene encoding small acid-soluble spore protein SspI, which codes for MSLNLRNAIIHNVSGNSQDELKATIVDAIQNGEEKMLPGLGVLFEVIWQNSSDQDKTEMLQTLETGLK